The stretch of DNA GCGCGGCCTGCTCGGGGGTCGGTTCGGGCGCAACGGTATCGGTCATGCAAGGCTCTTAACAAGGCTCATCATTGGAACAAGTCTCTTCTTCAAACAGCGGCCAAAGGCTGGAGGTCACCGTCGGCGGCGACGAGGGATCGCCGCGCCTCGACCGCGTGCTCGCGGTGCTTCGCCCGGAACTGTCGCGCTCGCGGCTGAAAGCGCTGATTCTGGCCGGTTCCGTTACCGCGAAAGGCGCCCCCATCCGCGACCCCGCTTATCATGTCGCGCGAGGCGATACGATCACAATCGACGTGCCTGAAGCGGTGGCGCCGGAGCCTGTGGGCGAAGATATCGCGCTCGACATTATCTATGAGGACGACGACATCATCGTCATCGACAAGCCGAAGGGGCTGGTCGTGCATCCGGCCGCCGGCCATGAGAGCGGCACGCTGGTGAATGCGCTGATCGCCCACTGCGGCGAAAGCCTCTCCGGCATCGGCGGCGTTCGCCGGCCCGGCATCGTGCACCGGCTCGACAAGGACACGACAGGCCTGATGGTGGTCGCCAAGAACGACCAGGCGCATCAATCGCTCACCGCGCAATTCGCCGATCACGGCCGCACCG from Bradyrhizobium sp. AZCC 1693 encodes:
- a CDS encoding RluA family pseudouridine synthase; this encodes MEQVSSSNSGQRLEVTVGGDEGSPRLDRVLAVLRPELSRSRLKALILAGSVTAKGAPIRDPAYHVARGDTITIDVPEAVAPEPVGEDIALDIIYEDDDIIVIDKPKGLVVHPAAGHESGTLVNALIAHCGESLSGIGGVRRPGIVHRLDKDTTGLMVVAKNDQAHQSLTAQFADHGRTGPMQRGYMAFIWGVPNRRRGTVDAPIDRHPFAREKMAVRQSGREAITHWELQAAYQGRDGKPVASLLACQLETGRTHQIRVHLAHIGHPLIGDAVYGPHFKTKAGQLGTQGKDALTALGRQALHAYLLALEHPRTGELLHWETGMPEDLLLLQRALEAAL